The Kribbella sp. HUAS MG21 genome includes the window AGCCCCTGCAGGCCCGTCTCGACCAGCCGGACCGTGGTGACCACGCCGAGGCCGAACAGCAGCGGCAGCACCGCCGAGATGAACGGCCAGAAGACGCGTTCGTCGTGCACGGTGAACCCGACCGCGACCATCGAACTCGACACAGTCAGCACGAATGCGGTCGCCCGGGTGCCGGCCTCGGAGATCGCGGTGCCGGCCGCGGACTGCAGGACGTAGTGCTCGGTCGTCAGCGCCCCGACGAAGGTGGCGCGTTCTTGGCTGTCCATGACAGCCCGGTACCCATCCGGTGCGAGTTTCCTGGGTCGTGCACTGGGCACCGCGCGGGCGTCCAGCCAATCCGGCTAGGAGGATGATGACATGACAACCGCACGCGATCTGATGACGCCGGGTGCCGAGTGCGTGGGTGAGAACGAGAGCCTCACCGACGCCGCCCGGAAGATGCGCGACCTCGACGTCGGCGCGCTGCCGATCTGCGGTGAGGACAACCGGCTGAAGGGCATGCTGACCGACCGCGACATCGTCGTGAAGTGCGTCGCCGACGGCGGTGACCCGAACAAGACCACCGCCGGCGCCTTCGCCCAGGGCAAGCCGGTGACGATCGGCGCCGACGACTCGATCGAGGAGGCGCTGCGGACGATGGAGGAGCACCAGGTACGGCGGCTTCCGGTGATCGACGGCCACGACCTCGTGGGCATGCTCGCCCAGGCGGACGTCGTGCAGGCGGCCCCGGGCCGCGCGGGCCGTACGGTCAGCGAGATCTCCGAGTCCAAGTAGCCGCGGCTCAGCCGTCGACCGCGATGACGCAGAACTCGTTGCCCTCGGTGTCCCGCAGTACGACGAAATCGTGGCGCTCGGGGTACGGCCAGTCCTCGGCGCGGGTGGCTCCGAGCCCGACAAGGCGCTCGATGTGGCGGTCGCGGTCGGCGGTGTAGAGGTCCAGATGAACCGGCGTCGGCGTGGCGGGGATACCGTCCGCCCGCTGCAGCAGTACGGCGGGCCCGGCGCCGGCCGGATCGTCCAGCCGGGCGAACTGGTCGCCGTCGCCGATCCGCGCCGGGCGCCGGTAACCGAGCGCCGCCGACCAGAAGTCGGCCGCTCGATCGAGGTCCGTCGCGTTCACGCAGACCGTGGCCAGTCGGAGGTCGCCGACCTCCTGGGGACGTGCTGTTGTAGTCGGTGTTGTCGTCGGCATGCCACCACGGTGCCCGGGCGGTTTGGCGGCATGCGTCGGGGGCACCGGAAAGGCATGATGCACAGAGCGTGGCGAATGCTGGCCGCAGTCGCGGTGCTCGGCCTCGCGCTGGTCGCCGTACCGGTGTCTGCCGGCGTAGCGGCCGATCCGACGCCCTCCCCGACGCTGGGGTCGACGAACTCGCCGGCGCCGAATCCGCCGGGTGCGGGGGACTCGGACCCGAGCGACTGGAACGGCGCCGTCTGGGTCGTGGTGGGCGCCGCGATCGTGGTGCTGATCGTCGGCGGCGGAACCCTGCTGCTGAACAGGTCGCGCCGGATCGACATCAGCCAGCGGAGCACCCCGGCGGACGAACGCCGTGAGGCGGAACACGAGGAGCCTCCCACCGACCGTCGGCCCTGACAGGCTCCCCGCTGCGCCGTTGTCCTACGTGACTACGTGTCGCGCGGCAGCTGCTCGTCGGGATCCGCGTCCGGCTCGGGTTCGGGCTCCGGGTACGGATCGAGGTCGGGGTCCTGCTCCGGGTCGGTGCGGCCGGGGAAGATGTGGTCGGGATCCGCCGGGTCGTTCAGCGGCGGCACCGGACCCTGAGGCGACGGAACCGTGGTCATGGCAGCCTCCTGACGTTGCTGATGACACACCGGTTCCCGGCGCGCTGCCGGCGAAACGATCAGACCCGCGGCAGGCGGCGGCTGTCGATGAGCTCCTGGGCGACCTCACGGAGCTTCGTGTTGGTGTCCTGCGAATAGCGCCGGAGCACCTGGAACGCTTGGTCGCCGTTCAGGTTGTAGCGCTCCATCAGGATGCCCATCGCCTGCCCGACCAGCTTCCGCGCGTCGACCGCGACGCGCAGGTTCTCCTCGCGGCGCGCGGTCGCGACCGCCACCGCGGCGTGCCGCGCCAGGATGTACGCGATCGCCTCCTCGTCCGGCCCGAAGACGTCGATGCTCTTGCCGTACAGCCCGAGGACGCCGACCGTGCCCGACCCGGTCCACAGCGGCACGTCGAGCACGCTGCGTACACCGAGCCCGCGAACCTTCTCGGCCCATTCCGGCCAGCGCTTCTCCTCGAAGGTGTCCGGGACCAGGACTGTCGTCCGCTCCCGCAGGCACTGCACCAGCGGCCCGTCGCCGGCGGCCATCTGGAAATGGTAGATCTCGGCCACGGTCGGATCGGTCACGGCGGGGACCTCGGGACGCCCGCCCGCGGCGTGCAGCGCGACACCGGCGTACTCGCAGTTGAGCGCCTGGAGCGCGAAGTC containing:
- a CDS encoding CBS domain-containing protein, whose amino-acid sequence is MTTARDLMTPGAECVGENESLTDAARKMRDLDVGALPICGEDNRLKGMLTDRDIVVKCVADGGDPNKTTAGAFAQGKPVTIGADDSIEEALRTMEEHQVRRLPVIDGHDLVGMLAQADVVQAAPGRAGRTVSEISESK
- a CDS encoding VOC family protein encodes the protein MPTTTPTTTARPQEVGDLRLATVCVNATDLDRAADFWSAALGYRRPARIGDGDQFARLDDPAGAGPAVLLQRADGIPATPTPVHLDLYTADRDRHIERLVGLGATRAEDWPYPERHDFVVLRDTEGNEFCVIAVDG
- a CDS encoding GAF and ANTAR domain-containing protein codes for the protein MHEAEGVEETVQAVVDFALQALNCEYAGVALHAAGGRPEVPAVTDPTVAEIYHFQMAAGDGPLVQCLRERTTVLVPDTFEEKRWPEWAEKVRGLGVRSVLDVPLWTGSGTVGVLGLYGKSIDVFGPDEEAIAYILARHAAVAVATARREENLRVAVDARKLVGQAMGILMERYNLNGDQAFQVLRRYSQDTNTKLREVAQELIDSRRLPRV